One Carassius auratus strain Wakin chromosome 3, ASM336829v1, whole genome shotgun sequence genomic region harbors:
- the LOC113049031 gene encoding ras-related protein Rab-1B codes for MNPEYDYLFKLLLIGDSGVGKSCLLLRFADDTYTESYISTIGVDFKIRTIELDGKTIKLQIWDTAGQERFRTITSSYYRGAHGIIVVYDVTDQESYNNVKQWLQEIDRYASENVNKLLVGNKCDLTTKKVVDYTTAKEFADSLAIPFLETSAKNATNVEQAFMTMAAEIKKRMGPGATTGGDKPNLKIESTPVRQSGGGCC; via the exons tGACTACCTTTTCAAACTGCTCCTCATCGGTGACTCTGGAGTCGGGAAGTCGTGTCTGCTGTTGAGATTTGCT GATGACACATACACTGAGAGCTACATCAGCACCATAGGCGTGGACTTCAAGATCCGCACCATTGAACTTGATGGCAAAACCATTAAGCTACAGATT tgggACACTGCGGGGCAAGAAAGGTTTCGAACCATCACCTCGAGTTACTATCGAGGGGCTCACGGTATCATTGTGGTCTATGATGTCACAGATCAG GAATCATATAACAATGTGAAACAGTGGCTACAGGAGATAGACCGCTATGCAAGCGAGAACGTCAACAAGCTGCTAGTGGGGAACAAATGTGACCTCACCACCAAGAAAGTAGTGGACTACACAACAGCCAAG GAATTTGCTGACTCTTTAGCAATCCCCTTCCTTGAGACGAGTGCTAAGAATGCCACGAATGTGGAGCAGGCCTTCATGACAATGGCTGCTGAGATCAAGAAGCGCATGGGGCCTGGAGCGACAACCGGAGGAGACAAGCCCAACCTGAAGATCGAGAGCACTCCTGTGCGGCAGTCTGGCGGCGGCTGCTGTTGA